From a region of the Castor canadensis chromosome 7, mCasCan1.hap1v2, whole genome shotgun sequence genome:
- the Glrx3 gene encoding glutaredoxin-3 isoform X2 — translation MNDVMAELAKEHPQVSFVKLEAEAVPEVSEKYEISSVPTFVFFKNSQKIDRLDGAHAPELTKKVERHASSGCFPPSADEHLKEDLSLRLKKLTHAAPCMLFMKGTPQEPRCGFSKQMVEILHKHNIQFSSFDIFSDEEVRQGLKTYSNWPTYPQLYVSGELVGGLDIIKELEASEELDTICPKAPKLEERLKVLTNKASVMLFMKGNKQEAKCGFSKQILEILNGTGIEYETFDILEDEEVRQGLKTFSNWPTYPQLYVKGELVGGLDIVKELKENGELLPILRGEN, via the exons ATGAATGATGTAATGGCAGAGTTAGCTAAAGAACACCCTCAAGTGTCATTTGTGAAG ttggaAGCTGAAGCTGTTCCTGAAGTAtctgaaaaatatgaaattagttCTGTTCCTAcctttgtgtttttcaag AATTCTCAGAAAATCGACCGATTGGATGGCGCACACGCCCCAGAGTTGACCAAAAAAGTTGAGCGCCATGCATCTAGTGGCTGCTTCCCACCCAGTGCTGACGAGCACCTCAAAGAGGACCTTAGTCTTCGCCTGAAGAAGTTAACTCACGCTGCCCCATGCATGCTGTTCATGAAAGGAACTCCTCAAGAACCACGCTGTG GCTTCAGCAAGCAGATGGTGGAGATTCTTCACAAACATAACATTCAGTTTAGCAGTTTCGATATCTTCTCAGATGAAGAAGTTCGGCAGGGGCTCAAAACCTATTCCAACTGGCCCACCTACCCTCAGCTCTATGTTTCTGGAGAGCTCGTAGGAGGACTTGATATAATTAAG GAACTGGAAGCATCTGAAGAACTAGATACAATTTGCCCCAAAGCTCCCAAATTAGAGGAAAG GCTCAAAGTGCTGACAAATAAAGCTTCTGTGATGCTCTTtatgaaaggaaacaaacag gaaGCAAAATGTGGATTCAGTAAACAAATTCTGGAAATACTGAATGGTACTGG TATTGAATATGAAACATTTGACATACTGGAGGATGAAGAA GTGCGGCAGGGACTGAAAACATTCTCAAACTGGCCAACATACCCTCAGCTGTATGTGAAAGGAGAGCTTGTTGGAGGATTAGATATCGTTAAG